The nucleotide sequence TAAAGAGCGGTTCATCGCCTTGCACATAATCTGGGTCAGGATAATCCCTGACGCTCCAACCAAAGAACCTGTAATAATCAGCAATTGATTGTTCAATACAAAACCTGTAGCACATGCCGCAATACCAGAATATGAGTTAAGCAAAGAAATAACCACAGGCATATCGGCTCCGCCTATAGGCATTACGGTCAATACACCTAAGAGAAGTGCAGCACCAAGCAACCCGATCATGTATAGCTGAAAATCCGGTGCAACCACCATCATACTAGCAGCGGCAACTGCCATTAGTAAAAGCACGGCATTAAGTGGGTGCTGCCCTGCAAACTTAAAAGCGCCACCTTTTATAGTACCACTTAGTTTTCCAAAAGCTATCAAAGAGCCGCTAAATGTAAGGGCGCCAATAAAAATACTAAGTGCAACAGTGACTCCTGTTATACTGTCTAACATCTCAAACCTCGAGTTTTGCACACGAAAATATTCTGAAAGTGCCACAAAAACAGACGCACCGCCTCCTAGACCATTAAAGATGGCCACCATTTCAGGCATAGCGGTCATTTCTACTTTTTTAGAAACATAAACCCCTATCACAGACCCTACCAAAACTGCGGCAAAGATTTCGGCAAAACTCAATACCCGATTGTCAAATAAGGTAGCAGCAATGGCCAAAAACATGGCAATAGCGGAAAAAGCATTACCCTTGCGGGCAGTATGTGTTTTTCCTAACATCTTAATACCTGTTATAAAAAGTACAGATGCCGTCAGGTATACTATTTGAATAATTATCTTCTGGTCCATTGTTTACTTCTTCTTTTTAAACATCTTTAGCATACGGTCGGTCACCATATAACCTCCCACAACATTGACAGTAGCCAATGTTAAAGCCAAAAGCCCTAACACTTTAGCTAAAGGGAAACTTCCCGGAGCAGGGCCAGAACAGATAATTGCCCCAATTACCGTAATGCCAGAAATAGCGTTTGACCCTGACATTAAAGGAGTGTGCAAAGTAGGAGGAACTTTTGATATCAATTCAAAGCCGACAAAAGTAGCCAGAACAAGCACGTATATAAGTACCAATAAGCTTTCTGTACTCATTTTCTTTTATTTATATTATTGGGTTAATTAATTATTTTTAAGATTTCTGTAAAATAGACTTTGTAAGCCCGTGCATCAGCATGCCATTATGTGTTATAATGCACCCCTTGGTAATCTCCTCCTCCAAATCTTGCTTTAGCCCTTCTTTATCTGAAAGGTGGGTCAACAGTGCCGTAATGTTCCTTGCGTAAAGCTCACTGGCATTGACCGGCAATAAAGAAGGTAGATTCCCCTCTCCAATAATCGTCACCCCCTCCTTTACAACCGTTTGATTCAATTCGCTCAGTGCACAATTGCCTCCCATTTCTACCGCCATATCTACAATCACCGCACCCGGTTTCATAGATTTCACCATTTCCTCAGTCACAAGCACTGGCGCTTTTTTACCCATTATCAAGGCAGTGGTAATAACAATATCGGCGTCCTTAATATGCTTTTTCACCAATTCTTGCTGTTTTTGCAGAAATTCTGCGCTTACCTCTCTGGCGTAACCGCCTTCAGTTTCCAGACCTTTCCCCTCTTGCTTGACTTCTAAAAACCTTCCACCCAAAGACTCTACCTGCTCTTTGGTTTCTGGCCTTACATCAGTGACTTCTACTACAGCCCCTAGCCTTCTGGCCGTCGCCAATGCTTGTAAGCCGGCAACACCAGCACCAAAAATGAGCACTTTAGCAGGAGTAATTGTACCAGCGGCAGTCATCATCAGAGGGAATATCTTCCCTAATGCGTTAGCTCCCAACAACACAGCCTTATAGCCTGCAAGATTGGCCTGAGAGCTCAGGGCATCCATCTTCTGTGCCCTTGTTATCCTGGGAACTGCATCCATTGCAAAGGAAGAGATGTTCTTTTTTAACAATGCCTCCACCAGCTCAGGTCGGGTATAGGAATAAAGGAAAGCAATCAATGCCGCATGGTTTTTCATCA is from Cytophagaceae bacterium ABcell3 and encodes:
- a CDS encoding NAD(P)(+) transhydrogenase (Re/Si-specific) subunit beta, whose protein sequence is MDQKIIIQIVYLTASVLFITGIKMLGKTHTARKGNAFSAIAMFLAIAATLFDNRVLSFAEIFAAVLVGSVIGVYVSKKVEMTAMPEMVAIFNGLGGGASVFVALSEYFRVQNSRFEMLDSITGVTVALSIFIGALTFSGSLIAFGKLSGTIKGGAFKFAGQHPLNAVLLLMAVAAASMMVVAPDFQLYMIGLLGAALLLGVLTVMPIGGADMPVVISLLNSYSGIAACATGFVLNNQLLIITGSLVGASGIILTQIMCKAMNRSLVNVLLGGFGQAPGEASSGGSGSDMVVKEVGVEEAAMIFDSASSVIIVPGYGMAVAQAQHVVKEMSDLLEGKNIDVRFAIHPVAGRMPGHMNVLLAEANVPYDKLVEMEMINDDFSNCDVVLVIGANDVVNPAAKTNPGSPIYGMPVLNVEKARTVIVSKRSMASGYAGIENELFGSDNCLMLFGDAKVSLTKVVGELKSTVPA
- a CDS encoding NAD(P) transhydrogenase subunit alpha — translated: MSTESLLVLIYVLVLATFVGFELISKVPPTLHTPLMSGSNAISGITVIGAIICSGPAPGSFPLAKVLGLLALTLATVNVVGGYMVTDRMLKMFKKKK
- a CDS encoding Re/Si-specific NAD(P)(+) transhydrogenase subunit alpha — translated: MIVSVPKEKRQGENRVALTPDTVKQLVKAGYTCIVEAGAGEKSWFADEIYISAGAEIIADTKNVWGQADIVLCVNAPGIGEVALMKNHAALIAFLYSYTRPELVEALLKKNISSFAMDAVPRITRAQKMDALSSQANLAGYKAVLLGANALGKIFPLMMTAAGTITPAKVLIFGAGVAGLQALATARRLGAVVEVTDVRPETKEQVESLGGRFLEVKQEGKGLETEGGYAREVSAEFLQKQQELVKKHIKDADIVITTALIMGKKAPVLVTEEMVKSMKPGAVIVDMAVEMGGNCALSELNQTVVKEGVTIIGEGNLPSLLPVNASELYARNITALLTHLSDKEGLKQDLEEEITKGCIITHNGMLMHGLTKSILQKS